The Bacteroidota bacterium DNA window ATTCACTGCCAAAGATTATAAAGGCGCCATTGAGAGTTATACAAAAGCGCTTGAGCTGTATCCGAATTTTACAGATGTTTTCTTTAACCGCGGTCAGGCGTATATCAAACTTGAAGATTATGATAACGCCATCAACGACTTCAATAAAGTACTTGAATTTAAGGCCGACAAAGCTGAAGCATGGTATTTCAGGGGCAATTGTAAAGTATTTAAAAAAGACCTTGCCGGAGCCGTTGACGATTATTCCAAAGCCATTGAATGGAAAGCTGATTATGCCAGCGCTTATTTTCAGCGTGGTTCGGTGAAAAAAGATCAGAATAAACTCACGGAAGCTATTGCCGATTTATCGCAGGCCATTACATTGAAACCCGATTACAAAGAAGCGTATTTTAAAAGAGGCGTAACCTATCAGCTCAGCAGTAAATACACCGAAGCTATTGCCGATTATACAAAATACGCAGAGCTCAACCCAAAGAGTCAGCTTGCTTTCGATAATATGGGTATCTGCAAATTCAATGTTAAAGATTATGAAGGTGCTGTTACAGATCATTCAAAAGCCATTGAGCTGAAACCGGATTTTTACAATGCATGGTTCAACCGTGGAATGGCATATCTGGCACTCTCTAAATTTGCTGAGGCAAAAAGTGATTTTACTAAAGTAATTACGCTCAAAGCAGATTTTGCCGACGCTTATTACCGTCGCGGTCTTGCAGAGCGCTCACTTGACGAAGCAAGCAATGCGATTGCCGATTTCGGAAAAGCCATTGAGCTCAATCCTAAACTTGCAGAAGCGTATCTCGACCGTGGCATTACCTTTCATAACGGAGCCAATTATCAGGGTGCGGTCGACAACTTCACAAAGTATATTGAACTCAATCCGTCCAATTCTCCCGTGTATGTGTATCGCGGCAAATCATATAAATTATTAAAAATGGCTGATAAGGCAAGCGAAGATTTCAATAAA harbors:
- a CDS encoding tetratricopeptide repeat protein, which translates into the protein MKKFVFALVIMCLFFGFAGAQTAEEYAKTGNEKFTAKDYKGAIESYTKALELYPNFTDVFFNRGQAYIKLEDYDNAINDFNKVLEFKADKAEAWYFRGNCKVFKKDLAGAVDDYSKAIEWKADYASAYFQRGSVKKDQNKLTEAIADLSQAITLKPDYKEAYFKRGVTYQLSSKYTEAIADYTKYAELNPKSQLAFDNMGICKFNVKDYEGAVTDHSKAIELKPDFYNAWFNRGMAYLALSKFAEAKSDFTKVITLKADFADAYYRRGLAERSLDEASNAIADFGKAIELNPKLAEAYLDRGITFHNGANYQGAVDNFTKYIELNPSNSPVYVYRGKSYKLLKMADKASEDFNKAISLDANNASAYVELGIDFEDAKDYVKALENFDKAISIKADMADAWFYRGMVKEAQGDKAGACADWKKGAELGSSSAKSNADAKCK